A window of Pullulanibacillus sp. KACC 23026 genomic DNA:
TAACTAACAAAACCAATGATTGGGTACTCACTGTGTTCAAAAGAAGAATTCCATGTACTTTCTTTATTAAATGGTTATCCCTGATTTCCAGAAGTGTATAGAGACTTGTTAAAATGTAGAAAAGCCATAAGCCAAAATTAAAATAGATCATTAGTTTGACAATCGCCAAAACATGAAAATTTTTGCTGATTAAGATCCCGCAAATAGAGGTTCCAGCGACCCAAGTTCCTATCCCGAATTGATTGATCGGATGGCTTAGATGAAGCTCTTTAAATTTCATGTTGATTAATGAATTTAGGTAACATAAGGCTAAAGAGAGCCAAATGGCTATGGTCAACACGCTAAGTAATTTTATTAGAACGAGACCAGAACCAAAGTAACTTGAAAGGACTCCATCTGTTAGAATTCCGAGTGCCATGACAACCGCCATGGATGAGGTCTTGATACTTATCTTTTTGTACGCTATTAAGAATAGAAGACAGGCCATACTACCTATTAAAAGCAAAAGCATTTTAAATACCACCACAATAAATTCGGCTTATTTTCCTTAAGATTCTATTTTACACAAAAAACTGCCCGGGATGGACAGTTTTTTTTCGTTAACTTGTTTTACTGATCAAATTTAGGTTCGTTGAAACGATTTATTTTTTATGTACCTATAGAAAAGTCCTGTAGTAGTGAGCGTGATGAGAAAAACCATCGAGGAATCATACTGGTTATAGCCGTGCTGTAAGTGGATAACTCCCATCCATATAGATAATCTTTCCATAAGGAGACCAACAATCGCCCAACCAATGACATAAGCTATAAATTTAAACTTTTTAATTTTAAATAGTTCGTAAAAATAAACATAGAAGTAACTGAATGTACTAAACGAAAAATAGGTCAAAAGGTCAAACAACTCGTACCTATTCGAATCGTTCACTTTATAAAAGTCGAGCAATCCTCCTCCTATAGTAAAATCATAAAAGGTTGAGGAAGCAAATCCCCATAACAAAAAAAGAAGGGTGACATCACGAGGAAGCTTTTTAGGAAACAGGAAAAAAGCTCCATACGCCACAATTAGCAAGACTAAGATGTAAATTTCATTCTTATCGAACTGTTCATAAAGAATCATAACTCTCCACCTCATTATAGGAGACCTTTTTGAACCACTTGTAGACGTAGTAGGTCACCAAGTACAACACAAAATAATAAAGGAGATCATATCGGAGATCCCATCTCGTATAGTGGGTAATTTTAAAGTACTCTGAGATGAGACCAGAGCAGAAGGATACACCTAATACAACCGCAAAAGTGATAAGTGTCTTTGAATAAATTTTGCAGCTTGCTATGTTCAATAAGATTAATCCTAATATTGGGATGATGACACTTCGATTTAATAAGTAGGCTGTATAATCCATCCCATTCGTCGGTAATTTGATTCTTTTCATTTCTTCTGCGATGATCCAGGAGAAGTTTATATTAATGACGAGTAAAAATAAGAAGATGAAGGTATTTTCGACGATGGAGAGCTTCTTTTGTATAATGGCAAATAGGGTGCATACAAGCCAAGTCATAAAGAAGAAAACAGCGATACCCATAATACCCTCCCAGAGCTTTTTGCTTATTATGATCGCCTTTTTTGTGAATTATCCATTGAATTGACTTCATAACGATCGAACAGAACATTGAAGTTTTAACTAATTGAGGGAAAGCATTAATAGTCAAACTTTTAATTGACCCAATTTCTTAATGAATGACCGGTTTAAGATGAAAAGCGAAATGGATGGCTAAAAAAAGAGAGAATTGGATGGTTACGTAAACTTCATAACTTATTATTATGAAAGAGTTGAGTTATACTTATTAACGTCTAGTGAAAGCGTTTAAAAAAACGATTCGGAGCGTTTCTGTTCTTGCCGGTTTTGATATAACTATTTGGCATTTCTAGGGGAGAGAGGAGATCCATATGTTTACTCTTTTTGTCATCGTGATTGTTTTAATTGGGATCGGTGCCATTGTCGGGACTCTGATCGCGGGAAAACAGGTAGAAAAGCAGATCGAAACCATGGATAAGCTTCCACAAGAAGAACAAGAAAAATATCTTAAGGCCCACCACTTTTCTGATTATAAGAAAAATTTAGGGGTGCTTACGTGGATCTATGTGATTACCTTTATAGTGGCGATCATTGGTGCTGCTGTATACATGATCGGTTTTCGTTAATCGGTGGCAAAACCAGATGAAGTCGTCTGCTTAAATTCTTAGAAAGAAATAAGACTAGGTTCTCATTCCGAGAGCTTAGTCTTGACGAATAGATTTCAATGCGTGAGTAAACCGTTCTATTCCTTTTGTTAGATCTGGAAGATTCCCTCTGCCAAAGGTAAATCGAATGGTATTTTTCTTGCTTCCCATAACACTTCCAGGCAGGTAAGCCACCCCATTCTTTAGTGATTCTTCTAGAAGCCGTTTTTCGTTGATTTCTTCATTATGAATCCTGCACCACAAATGAATGCCTCCTTCTGGCGCCAAAAAATCGACTTCATGTCCAGCCTTGAGCTTAAGATTATCCATAAGCTGATCGCATCTTAGCTTCAGCTGTTCCTGCAAGTTTTGAATATGTAAGAGAAATTCAGGTGATTGCAAAAAGTTATAAGCGACCCATTGCGGGAAGATGCTGTGTCCAAAATCAAATTGCTGCTTGGCATCCGCCAATCTCTCCATGACCCGTTTCGGACCAATCACCCATCCAATTCGAAGTCCTGAGGCCACTATTTTGGTAAGAGAACTTATATAGAGGACAGTCCCATTCTGATCCATGGATTTTAAGGTTGGGATTAATTTTCCATCAAAGGAGGTCAGACTGTATGGATCATCTTCTATAATAGGCAGCCCTAACTCAGAAGATAACTCAAGCAGTCTCTTCCGCCTTGATAGAGACAGGACTGTTCCAGTCGGGTTTTGATAAGTCGGATTCACAAACACCATCCGAATGCGATGTTTTTTATGTAAGTCGAGGATATCCTCTGGATTGATCCCATCCTTATCTACAGGAAGGAGAAAGGTTCTTAACCCCGCAGATTTGAAAATCGGTAAAGAGTAGAAGTAGGACGGATCTTCAATAGCAACGGCATCACCTGGTTTGAGTAAGCATTCAACAATTAAATGGAGGGCTTGCTGAGCACCGGATGTAATTAAGATCGATTCCGGATCCGTTTCAATTTGCTTGGTTTGTTTAAGATGATCCGTTATGGTTTCTCTTAATTGCCAATTTCCTTGTGGATGGTCATAACCTAAGTGGGCTTCAAAAGGGATTTGCGCGAGAATCGTTTGGATTTCTTTTTTGGGAAACAAGTCAGGAGACAATTCTCCGCTTGAGAGGTTAATCCTATTCGTTTCTTCTTGGGTCTCTTTCCTTATTAATTGCACAAGCGGTAAATTAGGAAGAAAGGATCCGTATTCCACATATCGGCCCCAATTAGGGATTCGTTTATGTGAAATTCCCCATATATCAGCACTTACCAGTGTGCCGCTGCCTTTGATCCTCGATACCATTCCTGCTGCTCCTAATTCGTCATACGCCGCCACAACGGTACTTCGATTGACTTCTAGTTCATCGGCTAATTGCCGCTCTGAAGGGAGTTTGCTGCCTGCTGGAAAGTCACCCAATGTGATCCCTAGTTCAATATAATCCGCAATTTGCTTATAAATAGGTTTCTTATCCTCCCTATTTGGTCTCCAATCCATTTTTTTCGTCCTCTCCAATTTTAGTTTATTATATAAAAGTGGATGGTTATAGTAAAGGTGAATTGGATGGTGCCAAGTGTGAGGTGGCGGTTTATGATAAGAGTGTCATCTCTATTAGAGAGCCATTTTTTTTAAAAGAGAGAGAGGCGTTTTAATATGGCAACATGGGAATGGATATTAATCATTATATTGGCGGCAAAATTAATCCTGATTGTCGTCACACTCATCTCACCTCCGCCTTTTGTTAAGGATTGGTTCGTTAGTCGTTTCGAATTACATCCTGTGCTTAGCGAGGCATCCGTTAGCGTTCTCTTCAACGAGAAGCCTATGGTGGGTAAGGAGAAGCAACAAATCATTGAGTATTTCAACCAAGCAACCTTTTTAAAAAAATACGATTGGATTCCAAAGAAAGATGAAACGCTGCCATTGGTTATTGAGAGTGAGGAGGGAAATAGACGGATTACGTACCGTTTATATAGTCATGACTCTCGGGTAGATGTATTTAAAACCTATAAGAATAAAGTGGTGGCCTATTACATTAGATCTGATAATCTGTCTGAGGCGATTTCCTGCGCCCGTTAGATCATCTTGTAAACTTATTATTAAGAGAATGGTTACCTTAAGTCACTTTATTTTCCAATATAAAGTGGCTTATTTGTATGTTGAATATATCTGAAGATTCGTGAGTTTTTTTCAAAAAAAATTATATTGTATAATAGATTAAGTGAAAGATTATCGATTAGGCACTTACTATCATTTTTACCTTGAAAGTGAAGGATGAACGGAAATCTAGTTGGCTCCTTTTTAATAGATCTCTTGGACGGGCAGAACTAGATCGTCTTTCATACAAGCAGTAGTAGAGTGTTTAGTGTAAATAAGTAAGTCATAACAAGAAGGTGGAAGTATTGAGCAACAAGGCGAATATCAACTTAGAAGAGGCTATGAATCACCCATTATCCGGATTAAAAGATTTGATCAAAGCAGAAGAGGAAAAGCAACAGAAGAAAGAATGGCAAGCGATTCAAATTCCTTTTTCTTTGGAAGACGCTCTTACGAATTATACGAAGAGTGATTGTGATGACATTAGGAAACGTTATGATATCAAGAAAGCAAGCAATCTTAAGAAGGCGGACCTCATTGCTGTTTTGAGTGAGCGGATCCCTGAGCATTTGGAGAATTATATCCAATTATGGGACTCCGAACGGTTTGACTGGCTGATTAAGATTGCAGCAAATGATGGTCAACTCCTCGCACCAGGTTTAACAGATGGGCAAATTGACTATTTTCGTAGTACTGGTCTGATTTATACAGGGATTTATGAGGGAAAGAAGATTGCGGTGGTTCCACAAGATGTCATCGAATCCATTAAAGCCTTAAAAACAAACATCAAATTAAGGGCCGCAATAAAGAAAAATACTGAATGGATCAAGCTTGCGCGCGGTTTATTATATTATTATGGAACGCTTGATACCGAGCAGCTAGTAGGTTTCCTTGAATCGTACATGAAAAAAAAGGTTCCTTTTGACGACTTCCAAAAAGTGCTTGAAGAGGCTAACCGTTTTAAAAGAGAACATACTTACAGTGAAGAAGGCTTTTCTAATATTAGAGTCTTGGATCCAGCTAGAATTAAACGAGAGCAACAAGTAAGAACGACGATCCCTTATTATCCATTTTCAAAACATCAGTTATTGGTTGCAGGAGAATCCGGGTTTATTGACCGAAACAGAAGCTTTGTTCAATTCACCCAATTTCTCATTGGAAATTTCCAGGTTGATCATCATAAGGCCGTTGAACTAGTGGATGAATGTGTGTTTCTTACTAAGATTGGTGAGACACCTAATTTGATCCTCCAGTTTTTAAGTCAGCAGCTTGAGTCGATCAGCACGGAAGCTTTACAAGCCCTTATGAAACAAGTGGTGTCCTTTATGAACAACACAAGGGAATGGTTTCTAAAAGGGTATACGTCAGAAGAGGTTGCGGCACAAGAGAAAGAGAATCAACGACACTTAACCATGGCCTCGAACCGTTCTTCGCAAACGGTGAAAGTCGTAAAAGTGGGCCGTAATGATCCTTGTCCTTGCGGGAGCGGGAGCAAATATAAAAAATGTTGTGGCAGATAAGTGACGAGACAGACTTGACAACACAATATGAAGAAAAACTAGACAAGAACTGATTCTTGTCTAGTTTTTTTCATACACCAGGAAATTATAAATGTCTCAACTTGGATAACTCGCCACTTAGAATGTATATCGTGCTAACTTGTGTGAATTCCGAAATTATAAGCATTTTACGCAAAATCACTTGAAGCAAACAAATCGGATGTATCAAGTGGCGGAGTCAAGTCGTCGTTTTGCAATTCCCGCAGGACTCTAGTTTACGCTTCTAGAGGGTCAACTTTTAAGGACTGTAATTTTTAAAATAATTAATATGTAAGCACTTGCATCGTGCGTCATTTATTGTTATGGTTTAACTTAGTTTATTACATAAACTAAGTGCCGGCGAATGACTCAAAAAGAACAGGACAATTTTCACCAATAAGAAAGAGTAGATGGACCGCCAACCTTTCAATAGGTGGTCCTGGACTTCATATTGATTAATGTGAGGAGAGAACTGAATGAAAACCTTTCAAAATCCCATTCTACCAGGCTTTTATCCGGATCCATCGATATGCAGAGTAAACGAAGACTATTATCTTGTCACTTCCTCTTTTGCTTATTATCCAGGTGTGCCGATTTTTCACAGCCGCGATTTAGTAAACTGGGAACAGATTGGACATGTCTTAGATCGGCCTTCACAGCTTTCTTTAGATGGACAAAGACAATCTCGGGGTATCTTTGCTCCAACGCTTCGTTTCTCTAATGGCATTTATTATATGATTACAACAAATGTTGATGCAGGGGGCAATTTCTTGGTAACGGCAACCGATCCAGCCGGTCCATGGTCAGAACCTTATTTTCTAGATGCACCGGGAATTGATCCCTCCTTATTTTTTGATGATGATGGGAAGGTTTATTACATTGGAACACGTCCGGCTCCAGAAGGGGTTAAGTATGATGGCAATTGGGAAATCTGGCTTCAAGAACTCGATTTACAAACAATGAGATTAGTTGGAGATTCAGTCGGATTGTGGAGAGGGGCCTTAAGAGAGGTGATCTGGCCAGAAGGTCCGCATCTATATAAAGTGAATGGGAAGTATTACCTTCTGATTTCAGAAGCTGGAACAGGACATCATCATGCTGTTTCGATTGCCCGCAGTGAGTCCGTCACAGGTCCTTATATTGGCAACCCAGGGAATCCAGTATTGACTCATCGACACTTAGGTAAAGATTATCCTGTGGTCAATGTCGGCCATTGTGACCTTGTCGAGACACAAAATGGCGAATGGTGGGCAGTGGGGCTCGCCTCAAGAATTTATGGTGGCTATTTTCGAAACCTTGGAAGAGAGACTTTCTTAATTCCAGTGACGTGGGAGGACGGCTGGCCGATTTTTAGCCCGGGGACTGGAAAAGTGGAAATGACTTATCCGATTCCGAATTTAGCTGAAAGTAAGGTGAATCATTCACCAGCCTGTGATCATTTTGATGGAGAAACGCTTGATTATAAATGGAACTTTATTAGAACGCTGAGAGAACCTTTTTATAGTTTAAACAACCGCCTCGGCTATCTCAGTCTAAAAGTCAGACCGGACCGTATGAGTGAACTAACACAGCCCAGCTTTGTTGGGAGAAGACAACAACATATTCATTTTGTTGCCTCTACATGTCTAGAATTTGAACCTGCAAATGGGGATGAAGAAGCAGGGATTGTCCTTTTACAAAGCCACACATTCCATTTTCGCTTTATTTGTACAAGGAATGGTCATGATAAACTCATTCGTTTAGTTAAATGTGAAGATGGGCATGAACAGATTTTGAAGGAACAGACGGTTAGTGCCTCAAAATGGTATTTCAAGGTCGAAGCACATGGACAAGACTACAGCTTTAGTTACGGTGATGGCGGCCCCGATTATGTCCCATTGATTGAGGACGTTGATGGAAGAATTTTGAGTACAGATGTAGCTGGAGGATTTGTTGGTACGGTGCTTGGCATGTATGCAAGTTCAAATGGAAAGGTCAGTTCCAACACGGCGGATTTTGATTGGTTCGAATATGTAGGATTGTAAGAGTTTTTGAGTGGTATAAAGAACTCTGGGTAAGCAAGGCCATAATTTTATAGAATACATAAAAAGCGATCTCTCTTGAGGGATCGCTTTTTAAAAACTTCCGAACTGCAAAACACACAATCGGTAGAATATTTAGTAAAATAATAATATGGAGATGATTTCAATAGAATGGTAAAGTCAATCTGTCCTAGCCATGTCTTTGTTCTACTATCAGTAAGTGGTGCTTAAAATCTTAAGAGAAAGGAAGTGATTTTCTCCGCAAGCAAGCTTCAAGCGAAGTTTTTCAAATCAACCAATTAAAGGGAGGAAATGCCTTATGAAGAAAGGGAAAATCGGCGTTCAAATGTATAACCTTAAGAAGACTGTTGAAGAGATTGGTGCCTATGAAACGCTGAGAAAAATAAATGAATTGGGCTTTTCAGCAGTGGAAGTGACTCAGATTCAAATGACGGAGAAAAATGTGGCAGAACTTCGAAGAGCGAGTCAAGATTTTGACATCAAAATCGCTGCCATTTCCGCTCCATTAGATCGTTCTCCAGGCCGATCAGGTGAATCCTTAACAACCGATTTTGATAAGATTGTGAATGACTGTCGAACACTTGATTGTGAGTTTATCCGAATTGGGATGATGCCTGTTGAACTGATGGGGCAAAAGAACGCGGTGCTAGAATACATACAAAAGGCCGAAGAAATGGCTGAACGTTTAAGCGAGTATGGGATTGATTTGTATTACCATAACCACCATATCGAATTTGAGAAATATGATGGTGAATGCTTACTGGATATTATGAAGAAAAATACGTCCCGGCTTGGTTTTGAGCTCGATGTTCATTGGATTCAGCGTGGCGGTGAGAATCCGGTGAATGTGATTAACCGTTTTGATGGACGTGTCGCCTTAATCCATTTAAAAGATTATCGAATCGGCCAAATCGATTTATCAGGAAATGATTCTCAGAAACCAGGTGGATTTCATCATCAATTCACTAACATTATCCAATTTGCCGAACTTGGACAAGGGAATCTTGATATCAAAGCGATCATTGAAGCGGGGCTTCAAAGTGGAGCACAGTATTTTCTAATTGAACAGGATGATACGTATGGCCGTGATCCGTTCGACTGTCTTAAGGATTCAGCCAATTATTTAAGAGAACTCGGTTACTCGGAATGGTTTTAATGAAGGCGATGGAACTTGGGAGGCCTTATCAGTCAAATTAGGTACATGACTGCCCATTTCCGAGATTAATGGGGTAACTAAGTGCTGAATCGTCTCCTAAGGCGCGTTTAACGGCGCCGCCAACTAAATGAAAATGGGATAGCCTTAATTTCAGGCTAGCGTATTCAGGTTACGCTTACCCTGAAATTAACTGGATCAATAGAGTATTTGTCATTTTTTAAAGGAATTTTGCAGACAAATTTCCTTTAACGATAAGTGAACTATAATTTTTTTAGTCAGCAAATAGTATAATCAACTACTTTAAAGGAGGCTCGTATTAGCATGAAAAAAGTGATCAATGATCCTAATGGTGTTGTGGATGATATGTTGAACGGTATATTGAAAGCGTATCCAAATCGATATAAGCGGTTGGAAGGGACAACGGTGCTTGCGCGAAAGGATGCTCCTGTAGATGGAAAGGTTGCCTTGGTGAGCGGCGGGGGCTCAGGGCATGAGCCGTCACATGCTGGTTTTGTTGGCAAAGGGATGCTTGACGCTGCAGTATCAGGTGAAGTCTTTACCTCCCCGACTCCGGATCAAGTGTATGAAGCTATAAAAGCGGTAGATAGTGGTGCGGGCGTTCTCTTGGTTATTAAAAACTACACAGGTGACGTCATGAACTTCGAAATGGCTGCAGAAATGGCAGAGGCGGAAGGGATTAAAGTGGCAAAGGTTGTTGTCAATGACGATGTGGCCGTCGAGGACAGTACTTATACAACAGGGCGTCGCGGCATAGCTGGTACTGTATTTGTCCATAAGTTAGCGGGGGCTAAAGCGGAACGAGGCGGTAAGCTTGATGAGGTAGAAGCGGTAGCCAATAAGGTGATTGAAAATGTTAGAAGCATGGGCATTGCGCTTACACCTTGTACGATTCCTGCTGCCGGCCAGCCAGGATTTGTTATTGGCGATAACGAGATGGAAATCGGAATGGGGATTCACGGTGAGCCGGGAACGGAGCGGACAACCATCCAATCGTCTAAAGCGATTGCCGACTTGCTAGTAGAAAAGACGTCAGCCGAGCTTGATTTAGATGCGAATTCTAAAGTGGCTGTTTTAATCAATGGATTAGGTGCAACACCGCTGATGGAACTCTACATTTTAAATAACGATGTTTCTGATGCTCTCAAAGAAAAAGGAGTAGCGGTCTATCGAACCTTTGTCGGAGAGTACATGACCTCTATGGAAATGACAGGACTCTCTTTAACCCTTCTCAAATTAGATGACGAATTAATGGAACTATTAGAGGACGAAACAGAAGCGATCGGCTGGTAAAAAGGAGGATGGATGATGAACGTCGAAGTTTTTCGATCTTGGTTGAGAAGAGCCAATGAAAAAATTCAAGAGAACAAAGATTACTTATCAGAATTAGACCGGGCCATTGGGGATGGGGATCATGGAATCAATTTGTCACGCGGGTTTGAGGAGGTTATCAAGAAACTGGAGGCTGTCGACACAACGGACATTGGTGCCCTTCTCCAGCAAACCGCTATGACCTTAATTAGTAAGGTAGGCGGGGCATCGGGCCCTTTGTATGGAACGGCCTTCTTAAAAGCCGCAACGGTCTTAAAAGGAAAAGAAGCGGTCACCCATCAAGAATGTGCCGAAGCTTTTAATGCCTCTCTAGAAGGCTTAAAACAGAGAGGAAAGGCGGCCATAGGAGATAAAACGATGATCGATGTCTGGGAACCGGTTGTGTCAAAATGGTTAACCGAGCAGGGAGTTTATGATGCCTTAATAGAGCTAACAGAGCAATCGATGGAAGCAACAAAGGATCTAGAAGCGAAAAAAGGACGTGCTGCTTACTTGGGGAAACGTTCAGTTGGTACACTGGATCCCGGTGCTGTCTCGTCAGCTCTTATTCTTACAGCGCTATTCTATGAAATAAAGGGTGCTGAATCATGAGTGTCGGGATTGTTCTTGTCTCTCACAGTCATGAACTCGCAAAAGGACTTCTAGCCATTTTACAACAAATTCAGCTTGATGTTCCGATTGCGATAGCCGGCGGTACCGATGAACTGGCTATTGGTACGAGTGCGATTAAGATCAAGGAAGCGATAGAAGAGGCGGCAACTGACGAAGGGGTCCTTCTTTTGTTCGACTTAGGAAGTGCCTTTATGAATGCTGAGATAGCCATTGAATTACTTGAGGCGGAAGTGGAAATTGTGGTCGCTGATGCTCCTCTCGTTGAGGGCGCTTATGTAGCGGTCGTCGAATCCGGACTTCAGAAGCCGTTAAGTCAGGTCGTCGAGGCAGTGAACAGGGTTAGAACGACTCCGAAAATAATGCCTTAAAGTGGGGGACTAATAAAGTTAGGATGTTTTGGATGAGTAATTGTTGAATGGTTCCTTTAATGAGAGGACAGAAGAAAAAGGGGAGCAACTAAAAAAGGAACGGCTATTTTTCTAAAAAATAGAAGGGAGTCATCCTTAAACTACTCCCCCCTAGCTTTCTGTCCTCTTTATTTCTTGAAACGAGTTATCGAACGTTTAAAAAAAGTGAAGCCTGACCTTGTTGAAATTCTCCCCAGGCATTGCCCATGCCATGATTCAAGAGGTCCGACTCAGGGCACTAATACCGGTTATGCGCAAGGGGTTGATCCGTACAGAAGTGGAGGTTGACGCTGCGATAAAAGCATGAGCGGCAGAGTATCAACCTCATTAAGGCATTTATGGCAATTTAAACAGTTACATGAGTCCTAACAGGCACTGCAGGAGGCGAATGACCTGGCTCAAAATTAATGGCGCTGACCAAACGAGTCAGCGCTTTATTTTTATTTCATAAAAGTTAATCTTTTTATAAAGGGTGGTTCGAGACATGTTTAATTGCCTAGCCACTTTACTGATATTTGCACCGGTTTTATCAAGCCATTCTATAATAAGCTGTTTTTCATTAGATAAGGGTTGGTTTGAGGGCAAACTGCTGGATACGACTTCTATGGGTGCAGGTTCAGTGTAGTTGGCATGGATAAAAGAGGTGACATGCTGTTGGGCAATTTCAGTGTCAAGACGTGATAAATAATAGCTTCTTTCAACCACATTGCTAAGCTCTCTGATATTTCCTGGCCAATGGTATTTTAAAAATAAATCTATTGTTCTTTTAGAGAAAGTCTTTTGGGTGT
This region includes:
- a CDS encoding PLP-dependent aminotransferase family protein, producing MDWRPNREDKKPIYKQIADYIELGITLGDFPAGSKLPSERQLADELEVNRSTVVAAYDELGAAGMVSRIKGSGTLVSADIWGISHKRIPNWGRYVEYGSFLPNLPLVQLIRKETQEETNRINLSSGELSPDLFPKKEIQTILAQIPFEAHLGYDHPQGNWQLRETITDHLKQTKQIETDPESILITSGAQQALHLIVECLLKPGDAVAIEDPSYFYSLPIFKSAGLRTFLLPVDKDGINPEDILDLHKKHRIRMVFVNPTYQNPTGTVLSLSRRKRLLELSSELGLPIIEDDPYSLTSFDGKLIPTLKSMDQNGTVLYISSLTKIVASGLRIGWVIGPKRVMERLADAKQQFDFGHSIFPQWVAYNFLQSPEFLLHIQNLQEQLKLRCDQLMDNLKLKAGHEVDFLAPEGGIHLWCRIHNEEINEKRLLEESLKNGVAYLPGSVMGSKKNTIRFTFGRGNLPDLTKGIERFTHALKSIRQD
- a CDS encoding YfmQ family protein, translated to MATWEWILIIILAAKLILIVVTLISPPPFVKDWFVSRFELHPVLSEASVSVLFNEKPMVGKEKQQIIEYFNQATFLKKYDWIPKKDETLPLVIESEEGNRRITYRLYSHDSRVDVFKTYKNKVVAYYIRSDNLSEAISCAR
- a CDS encoding SEC-C metal-binding domain-containing protein, with amino-acid sequence MSNKANINLEEAMNHPLSGLKDLIKAEEEKQQKKEWQAIQIPFSLEDALTNYTKSDCDDIRKRYDIKKASNLKKADLIAVLSERIPEHLENYIQLWDSERFDWLIKIAANDGQLLAPGLTDGQIDYFRSTGLIYTGIYEGKKIAVVPQDVIESIKALKTNIKLRAAIKKNTEWIKLARGLLYYYGTLDTEQLVGFLESYMKKKVPFDDFQKVLEEANRFKREHTYSEEGFSNIRVLDPARIKREQQVRTTIPYYPFSKHQLLVAGESGFIDRNRSFVQFTQFLIGNFQVDHHKAVELVDECVFLTKIGETPNLILQFLSQQLESISTEALQALMKQVVSFMNNTREWFLKGYTSEEVAAQEKENQRHLTMASNRSSQTVKVVKVGRNDPCPCGSGSKYKKCCGR
- a CDS encoding glycoside hydrolase family 43 protein; protein product: MKTFQNPILPGFYPDPSICRVNEDYYLVTSSFAYYPGVPIFHSRDLVNWEQIGHVLDRPSQLSLDGQRQSRGIFAPTLRFSNGIYYMITTNVDAGGNFLVTATDPAGPWSEPYFLDAPGIDPSLFFDDDGKVYYIGTRPAPEGVKYDGNWEIWLQELDLQTMRLVGDSVGLWRGALREVIWPEGPHLYKVNGKYYLLISEAGTGHHHAVSIARSESVTGPYIGNPGNPVLTHRHLGKDYPVVNVGHCDLVETQNGEWWAVGLASRIYGGYFRNLGRETFLIPVTWEDGWPIFSPGTGKVEMTYPIPNLAESKVNHSPACDHFDGETLDYKWNFIRTLREPFYSLNNRLGYLSLKVRPDRMSELTQPSFVGRRQQHIHFVASTCLEFEPANGDEEAGIVLLQSHTFHFRFICTRNGHDKLIRLVKCEDGHEQILKEQTVSASKWYFKVEAHGQDYSFSYGDGGPDYVPLIEDVDGRILSTDVAGGFVGTVLGMYASSNGKVSSNTADFDWFEYVGL
- a CDS encoding sugar phosphate isomerase/epimerase, which codes for MKKGKIGVQMYNLKKTVEEIGAYETLRKINELGFSAVEVTQIQMTEKNVAELRRASQDFDIKIAAISAPLDRSPGRSGESLTTDFDKIVNDCRTLDCEFIRIGMMPVELMGQKNAVLEYIQKAEEMAERLSEYGIDLYYHNHHIEFEKYDGECLLDIMKKNTSRLGFELDVHWIQRGGENPVNVINRFDGRVALIHLKDYRIGQIDLSGNDSQKPGGFHHQFTNIIQFAELGQGNLDIKAIIEAGLQSGAQYFLIEQDDTYGRDPFDCLKDSANYLRELGYSEWF
- the dhaK gene encoding dihydroxyacetone kinase subunit DhaK, with the protein product MKKVINDPNGVVDDMLNGILKAYPNRYKRLEGTTVLARKDAPVDGKVALVSGGGSGHEPSHAGFVGKGMLDAAVSGEVFTSPTPDQVYEAIKAVDSGAGVLLVIKNYTGDVMNFEMAAEMAEAEGIKVAKVVVNDDVAVEDSTYTTGRRGIAGTVFVHKLAGAKAERGGKLDEVEAVANKVIENVRSMGIALTPCTIPAAGQPGFVIGDNEMEIGMGIHGEPGTERTTIQSSKAIADLLVEKTSAELDLDANSKVAVLINGLGATPLMELYILNNDVSDALKEKGVAVYRTFVGEYMTSMEMTGLSLTLLKLDDELMELLEDETEAIGW
- the dhaL gene encoding dihydroxyacetone kinase subunit DhaL, with translation MNVEVFRSWLRRANEKIQENKDYLSELDRAIGDGDHGINLSRGFEEVIKKLEAVDTTDIGALLQQTAMTLISKVGGASGPLYGTAFLKAATVLKGKEAVTHQECAEAFNASLEGLKQRGKAAIGDKTMIDVWEPVVSKWLTEQGVYDALIELTEQSMEATKDLEAKKGRAAYLGKRSVGTLDPGAVSSALILTALFYEIKGAES
- the dhaM gene encoding dihydroxyacetone kinase phosphoryl donor subunit DhaM, which gives rise to MSVGIVLVSHSHELAKGLLAILQQIQLDVPIAIAGGTDELAIGTSAIKIKEAIEEAATDEGVLLLFDLGSAFMNAEIAIELLEAEVEIVVADAPLVEGAYVAVVESGLQKPLSQVVEAVNRVRTTPKIMP